From Cygnus olor isolate bCygOlo1 chromosome 7, bCygOlo1.pri.v2, whole genome shotgun sequence, a single genomic window includes:
- the UBE2D1 gene encoding ubiquitin-conjugating enzyme E2 D1 isoform X1 gives MALKRIQKELSDLQRDPPAHCSAGPVGDDLFHWQATIMGPPDSAYQGGVFFLTVHFPTDYPFKPPKIAFTTKIYHPNINSNGSICLDILRSQWSPALTVSKVLLSICSLLCDPNPDDPLVPDIAQIYKSDKEKYNRHAREWTQKYAM, from the exons gagCTAAGTGACCTGCAGCGAGACCCACCGGCCCACTGTTCTGCCGGACCTGTTGGAGATGACT TGTTTCATTGGCAAGCAACTATTATGGGACCT cctgatAGTGCATATCAAGGGGGAGTATTTTTTCTCACAGTACACTTTCCAACAGACTATCCTTTCAAACCACCAAAG attgcttttacaacaaaaatatatcatCCAAACATAAACAGTAATGGGAGTATTTGTCTTGATATCCTGAGATCTCAGTGGTCACCAGCTCTGACTGTATCTAAAG ttttattgtCCATATGCTCCTTACTTTGTGATCCTAATCCAGATGATCCTTTAGTACCGGATATTGCACAGATCTACAAGTCAGACAAGGAAAA ATACAACAGACACGCAAGAGAATGGACTCAGAAATATGCAATGTAA
- the DNAJC9 gene encoding dnaJ homolog subfamily C member 9, whose protein sequence is MRGRGRRAEGGGAAMGLLEQCEAAFGAADLYRALGVRRGASPEEIRRGYHRASLRVHPDRVPPEEKEEATRRFQILGKAYAVLSDAEQRALYDEQGTVDEEGEALRAERDWQEYWRLLFKKITVKDIEDFEKTYKDSEQELADIKAAYVDFEGDMDKIMESVLCVDYTDEPRIRKIIEKAIDCKEVPSYKAFVKESKQKVMARKRRAEKEAREAEKSKQELGLGDGEDDLKALIQSRNKDRKKEMDDFLSHLEAKYGNNPKKGGRKTAAKKGKK, encoded by the exons ATGCGCGGCCGCGGGCGGCGGGCTGAGGGCGGCGGCGCCGCgatggggctgctggagcagtgcGAGGCCGCCTTCGGCGCCGCCGACCTGTACCGAGCCCTGGGCGTCCGCCGCGGGGCCTCGCCCGAGGAGATCCGCCGCGGCTACCACCGCGCCTCGCTCCGCGTCCACCCCGACCGAGTCCCGCCcgaggagaaggaggaggcgACGCGGCGGTTCCAG ATCCTGGGCAAGGCGTACGCCGTGCTGAGCGACGCGGAGCAGCGCGCCCTGTACGACGAGCAGGGCACGGTGGACGAGGAGGGCGAGGCGCTGAGGGCCGAGCGGGACTGGCAGGAGTACTGGCGGCTGCTCTTCAAGAAG ATCACCGTGAAAGATATTGAGGATTTTGAGAAGACCTACAAAGATTCAGAGCAGGAGCTAGCAGATATCAAAGCAGCGTACGTGGATTTTGAGGGTGACATGGATAAAATAATGGAGTCTGTGCTGTGTGTGGACTATACGGATGAGCCGAGAATAAGGAAAATCATAGAAAAAGCCATTGACTGCAAAGAAGTCCCATCCTACAAAGCTTTTGTCAAAGAGTCTAAGCAGAAAGTCATGGCAAGAAAAAGGCGG gcagaaaaagaagcaagagaggcagaaaagtCTAAACAAGAACTGGGCCTTGGTGATGGAGAAGATGACTTGAAAGCACTGATTCAA agcagaaataaagatCGTAAAAAGGAAATGGATGACTTTTTGTCCCATCTGGAAGCAAAATATGGGAACAATCctaaaaagggaggaaggaagactGCAgccaagaaaggaaagaaataa
- the UBE2D1 gene encoding ubiquitin-conjugating enzyme E2 D1 isoform X2: protein MGPPDSAYQGGVFFLTVHFPTDYPFKPPKIAFTTKIYHPNINSNGSICLDILRSQWSPALTVSKVLLSICSLLCDPNPDDPLVPDIAQIYKSDKEKYNRHAREWTQKYAM, encoded by the exons ATGGGACCT cctgatAGTGCATATCAAGGGGGAGTATTTTTTCTCACAGTACACTTTCCAACAGACTATCCTTTCAAACCACCAAAG attgcttttacaacaaaaatatatcatCCAAACATAAACAGTAATGGGAGTATTTGTCTTGATATCCTGAGATCTCAGTGGTCACCAGCTCTGACTGTATCTAAAG ttttattgtCCATATGCTCCTTACTTTGTGATCCTAATCCAGATGATCCTTTAGTACCGGATATTGCACAGATCTACAAGTCAGACAAGGAAAA ATACAACAGACACGCAAGAGAATGGACTCAGAAATATGCAATGTAA
- the TFAM gene encoding transcription factor A, mitochondrial isoform X2, with amino-acid sequence MAAALAALGRAAGLAAGPGRLLRACGATCAAEGGLARRLSSAERPKRPLTAYFRFVSERQGPLRRQHPEMSNTELVKKLAGDWRELPASQKQVYEEARKADWRIYEEQLAAYKAQLTPAQAAALKEERRRRLAKRRSFRKKRELTVLGKPKRPRSGFNIFVSENFQKSVGVSPAAKLKQLFETWQNLPSSEKQPYLQLAEDDKVRYENEIKSWEAKMAELGRQDLIRSKEQQPKKKTAETVQEADRAKAPLRGKKAILKLKKSEE; translated from the exons AtggcggcggcgctggcggcGCTGGGCCGTgccgcggggctggcggcgggccCCGGGCGGCTCCTCag GGCCTGCGGCGCCACCTGCGCGGCCGAGGGGGGCCTGGCCCGGCGGCTGAGCTCGGCGGAGCGCCCGAAGCGGCCGCTCACGGCCTATTTCCGCTTCGTCAGCGAGCGGCAGGGCCCGCTCCGCCGGCAGCACCCAG AAATGAGTAATACGGAGCTGGTTAAAAAGTTGGCAGGTGATTGGAGGGAGTTGCCAGCATCGCAGAAGCAG GTTTATGAGGAAGCAAGAAAGGCAGACTGGCGAATATATGAAGAGCAGTTGGCTGCATATAAAGCACAGCTAACTCCAGCCCAGGCTGCggctttgaaagaagaaaggaggagacgACTGGCGAAAAGAAGATCGTTCAGGAAAAAGAGA gaattgaCTGTGCTTGGAAAACCTAAAAGACCTCGTAGTGGCTTTAACATTTTTGTGtcagaaaactttcaaaaaagtGTGGGAGTTTCACCTGCG GCAAAGCTGAAGCAGTTATTCGAAACGTGGCAAAATCTGCCCAGTTCTGAAAAACAG CCATACCTGCAGCTTGCTGAAGATGATAAGGTTCGGTATGAAAACGAAATTAAGTCCTGGGAAGCAAAAATGGCTGAACTTGGACGTCAAGACCTGATACGTTCCAAAGAACAGCAGCCGAAAAAGAAGACTGCTGAAACTGTGCAGGAAGCTGACCGAGCCAAAGCTCCACTACGTGGAAAGAAGGCAATATTAAAGttgaaaaaatcagaagaataa
- the TFAM gene encoding transcription factor A, mitochondrial isoform X1: MAAALAALGRAAGLAAGPGRLLSRACGATCAAEGGLARRLSSAERPKRPLTAYFRFVSERQGPLRRQHPEMSNTELVKKLAGDWRELPASQKQVYEEARKADWRIYEEQLAAYKAQLTPAQAAALKEERRRRLAKRRSFRKKRELTVLGKPKRPRSGFNIFVSENFQKSVGVSPAAKLKQLFETWQNLPSSEKQPYLQLAEDDKVRYENEIKSWEAKMAELGRQDLIRSKEQQPKKKTAETVQEADRAKAPLRGKKAILKLKKSEE; the protein is encoded by the exons AtggcggcggcgctggcggcGCTGGGCCGTgccgcggggctggcggcgggccCCGGGCGGCTCCTCag CAGGGCCTGCGGCGCCACCTGCGCGGCCGAGGGGGGCCTGGCCCGGCGGCTGAGCTCGGCGGAGCGCCCGAAGCGGCCGCTCACGGCCTATTTCCGCTTCGTCAGCGAGCGGCAGGGCCCGCTCCGCCGGCAGCACCCAG AAATGAGTAATACGGAGCTGGTTAAAAAGTTGGCAGGTGATTGGAGGGAGTTGCCAGCATCGCAGAAGCAG GTTTATGAGGAAGCAAGAAAGGCAGACTGGCGAATATATGAAGAGCAGTTGGCTGCATATAAAGCACAGCTAACTCCAGCCCAGGCTGCggctttgaaagaagaaaggaggagacgACTGGCGAAAAGAAGATCGTTCAGGAAAAAGAGA gaattgaCTGTGCTTGGAAAACCTAAAAGACCTCGTAGTGGCTTTAACATTTTTGTGtcagaaaactttcaaaaaagtGTGGGAGTTTCACCTGCG GCAAAGCTGAAGCAGTTATTCGAAACGTGGCAAAATCTGCCCAGTTCTGAAAAACAG CCATACCTGCAGCTTGCTGAAGATGATAAGGTTCGGTATGAAAACGAAATTAAGTCCTGGGAAGCAAAAATGGCTGAACTTGGACGTCAAGACCTGATACGTTCCAAAGAACAGCAGCCGAAAAAGAAGACTGCTGAAACTGTGCAGGAAGCTGACCGAGCCAAAGCTCCACTACGTGGAAAGAAGGCAATATTAAAGttgaaaaaatcagaagaataa